A section of the Triticum dicoccoides isolate Atlit2015 ecotype Zavitan chromosome 7A, WEW_v2.0, whole genome shotgun sequence genome encodes:
- the LOC119330444 gene encoding dolichyl-diphosphooligosaccharide--protein glycosyltransferase subunit DAD2 — translation MPKAAGDAKLLIQSLTKAYAATPTNLKIIDLYVVFAVATALVQVVYMGIVGSFPFNSFLSGVLSCIGTAVLGVCLRIQVNKDNKEFKDLPPERAFADFVLCNLVLHLVIMNFLG, via the exons ATGCCGAAGGCCGCGGGGGATGCCAAGCTCCTGATCCAGTCCCTCACCAAGGCCTACGCCGCCACGCCCACGAATCTCAAG ATCATTGACCTGTACGTGGTTTTCGCGGTCGCCACTGCCCTGGTTCAG GTCGTTTACATGGGAATAGTTGGGTCATTCCCCTTCAACTCTTTCCTGTCTGGTGTCCTGTCATGCATTGGAACTGCAGTGCTTGGTG TTTGCCTCCGTATTCAAGTCAACAAGGACAACAAGGAATTCAAG GATCTTCCCCCGGAGAGGGCCTTTGCTGATTTCGTCCTGTGCAATCTGGTGCTCCACCTGGTGATCATGAACTTCCTTGGATGA